Proteins from a single region of Bdellovibrio bacteriovorus HD100:
- a CDS encoding ABC transporter permease — MFQTLKKYLSLYAALFRTSFIADLEYRVNFVTRIATDIFWYLAQIMTFEVLFRHTPKIGDWNLEQMRVFLGVVFVVDGLYMIILSENLDQFSEKVRKGDLDLLLAKPINSQFMISLQKASTAMIGNLIIASSWFIYSILQLSNFEWLRLFWLLLLIPCGLVALYAMRFFMASTAVIFARSENLQFIWYQIYRLGMRPDSIYVPWFKWVLLTALPVGVIASVPARALLEPPDLALFAWVVVLSGILIYLTNKFWKFALRFYSSASS; from the coding sequence ATGTTTCAGACGCTGAAGAAGTACCTGTCTTTGTACGCCGCTCTTTTCCGCACCAGCTTTATCGCAGATCTGGAATACCGGGTGAACTTCGTTACCCGTATCGCCACTGATATATTTTGGTATTTGGCGCAGATCATGACCTTTGAAGTTTTGTTCCGCCATACACCGAAAATCGGCGACTGGAACCTGGAGCAAATGCGCGTGTTCCTGGGCGTGGTTTTTGTCGTCGACGGACTTTACATGATCATTCTTTCCGAGAACCTGGATCAGTTTTCGGAAAAAGTGCGCAAAGGCGATCTGGATCTGCTGCTGGCAAAGCCCATCAACTCGCAGTTCATGATTTCACTGCAAAAGGCGTCCACAGCGATGATCGGAAATCTGATCATTGCTTCCAGCTGGTTCATCTATAGCATCTTGCAGCTTTCAAACTTTGAATGGCTGCGCCTGTTCTGGCTGCTGCTGTTAATCCCATGTGGGCTGGTGGCCTTGTATGCCATGAGATTCTTCATGGCCTCCACCGCGGTGATCTTTGCGCGATCAGAGAATTTGCAATTCATCTGGTATCAGATTTACCGTCTGGGCATGCGCCCGGATTCAATCTATGTGCCGTGGTTCAAATGGGTGCTGCTGACCGCCCTGCCCGTGGGTGTGATCGCCAGTGTGCCGGCCCGCGCGCTTTTAGAACCACCCGATCTGGCATTGTTTGCATGGGTGGTGGTGCTTTCAGGTATTTTGATTTATCTAACAAACAAATTTTGGAAATTTGCCCTGCGGTTTTATTCCAGCGCAAGTTCCTAA
- a CDS encoding endonuclease/exonuclease/phosphatase family protein, producing the protein MIKGLILALSLSVSSYAFAEEIQKEIPADKDVHTQFGQCQHEFLPSNFDLFVWNIKKAEAKDRWARDFEYFVPKNDLILIQEGMIDSYVPNVILRQKNFCWDFATSFLEKDGDQTGVMNGSYARPSMVHFLRSPGREPVIKTPKMVLVSEYAIANSPFTLWVANIHGLNFVANKHNREQIEQVAAFLKKHEGPLIFAGDFNSWNGERLAYLDEILGKLKMKKLPFANDNRRFKLDHIYVRGLEATSTTLHNDIETSDHKPLSASFRLK; encoded by the coding sequence ATGATCAAGGGATTGATCCTGGCCCTGAGCCTTTCCGTATCCTCTTACGCCTTCGCGGAAGAGATTCAAAAAGAAATTCCCGCTGACAAAGACGTTCACACTCAGTTTGGCCAGTGCCAGCACGAGTTCCTGCCGTCCAACTTTGACCTGTTCGTCTGGAACATCAAAAAGGCCGAAGCCAAGGACCGCTGGGCCCGTGACTTTGAATACTTTGTTCCAAAGAATGACCTGATCCTGATTCAAGAAGGCATGATCGATTCCTATGTGCCCAATGTGATCCTGCGCCAGAAAAACTTCTGCTGGGATTTTGCCACCAGCTTCCTGGAAAAAGACGGCGATCAGACCGGAGTCATGAACGGCTCTTATGCCCGCCCCTCCATGGTTCACTTCCTGCGCAGTCCGGGTCGCGAACCGGTGATCAAAACCCCGAAAATGGTTCTGGTCAGCGAATACGCCATCGCCAACAGCCCGTTCACACTGTGGGTTGCGAACATCCATGGCTTGAATTTCGTAGCCAACAAACACAACCGCGAGCAGATCGAACAGGTCGCGGCTTTCCTGAAAAAGCACGAGGGCCCGCTTATTTTTGCCGGAGACTTCAATTCCTGGAATGGCGAACGCCTAGCCTATCTTGATGAAATCCTTGGAAAACTTAAGATGAAGAAACTGCCGTTTGCCAACGACAATCGCAGGTTCAAATTGGATCATATCTACGTCCGCGGGCTGGAAGCCACCTCCACGACCCTGCACAACGATATCGAAACATCCGATCACAAGCCGCTTTCAGCCTCGTTCCGCCTGAAATAG
- a CDS encoding carboxyl transferase domain-containing protein, translating into MEILETNIDSSSSDFKLNREAMLGIVNEWRERVNLVKQGGGEDATKKHKSRGKLTARERIEALVDGGTAFLEFSTLAAWDMYEGQAPGAGVVTGIGVIHGTECVIVANDATVKGGTYFPMTVKKHLRAQEIAFENGLPCIYLVDSGGAFLPMQADVFPDRDHFGRIFYNQARMSAANIPQIAVVMGSCTAGGAYVPAMSDETVIVKENGTIFLGGPPLVKAATGEVVDAQELGGAQVHCENSGVTDHFAEDDEHAIEITRSIVAHLNHKRAVQLKTLPVEEPLFDQKELYGIIPKDSRVPFDVREVIARIVDGSRFHEFKPLYGKTLVTGFAHIWGMPVGIIANNGVLFSESSLKAAHFIELCEQREVPLIFLQNITGFMVGKKYENEGIAKHGAKMVMAVSNAHVPKFTVVIGGSYGAGNYGMCGRAFQPRQLWMWPNAKISVMGGEQAANVLLTVKMDQMAAKKQTMSAEEQAEFKRPTLEKYEKESACYYSSARLWDDGIIDPADTRRVLALGISASLNKSWGEKTQGVFRM; encoded by the coding sequence ATGGAAATTTTAGAGACAAACATTGATTCCAGTTCCAGTGATTTCAAGCTCAACCGCGAGGCCATGCTTGGTATCGTCAACGAATGGCGTGAACGCGTAAATCTTGTGAAACAAGGTGGCGGCGAAGACGCGACTAAAAAACACAAATCCCGTGGCAAGCTGACGGCGCGCGAGCGTATCGAGGCTTTGGTGGACGGCGGAACCGCGTTCCTAGAGTTCTCAACCCTGGCGGCTTGGGACATGTACGAAGGCCAGGCTCCGGGTGCGGGTGTGGTCACTGGTATCGGTGTCATTCACGGCACTGAATGTGTGATCGTGGCAAACGATGCGACAGTCAAAGGCGGCACGTACTTCCCAATGACCGTAAAAAAGCACTTGCGCGCGCAAGAGATCGCTTTTGAAAACGGTCTGCCATGTATTTACCTTGTCGATTCCGGCGGCGCCTTCCTGCCAATGCAGGCGGATGTGTTCCCGGATCGTGATCACTTCGGCAGAATCTTCTACAACCAGGCCCGCATGTCGGCCGCCAACATCCCGCAAATCGCGGTGGTGATGGGGTCTTGCACCGCGGGTGGCGCGTATGTTCCGGCGATGAGTGATGAAACCGTGATCGTAAAAGAAAACGGAACCATCTTCCTGGGTGGTCCTCCACTGGTGAAAGCCGCAACCGGAGAAGTTGTTGATGCGCAGGAACTAGGCGGCGCGCAAGTGCACTGTGAAAATTCCGGTGTGACGGATCACTTTGCGGAAGACGACGAACACGCCATTGAAATCACGCGCTCGATCGTGGCTCACTTGAACCACAAGCGTGCCGTGCAGTTGAAAACCCTTCCGGTGGAAGAACCCCTGTTCGACCAGAAAGAGCTTTACGGGATCATCCCGAAAGACAGCCGTGTGCCATTTGATGTGCGTGAAGTGATTGCGCGTATCGTGGACGGTTCCCGTTTCCATGAATTCAAACCGCTGTATGGTAAAACTTTGGTGACCGGCTTTGCCCACATCTGGGGTATGCCTGTGGGTATCATTGCGAATAACGGCGTTTTGTTCAGCGAAAGCTCTTTGAAAGCCGCGCACTTTATCGAACTGTGTGAACAGCGCGAAGTGCCTTTGATCTTCCTGCAAAACATCACCGGCTTCATGGTCGGTAAAAAATATGAAAACGAAGGTATCGCCAAACACGGGGCGAAGATGGTGATGGCCGTTTCCAACGCCCATGTGCCGAAATTCACCGTGGTCATCGGTGGCTCTTACGGCGCCGGCAACTATGGCATGTGCGGTCGTGCCTTCCAGCCTCGTCAGTTGTGGATGTGGCCTAACGCCAAAATCAGCGTGATGGGGGGCGAGCAGGCGGCCAATGTTCTTCTGACTGTGAAGATGGATCAGATGGCGGCGAAAAAACAAACGATGTCTGCTGAAGAGCAGGCCGAGTTTAAACGTCCGACTTTGGAAAAATACGAAAAAGAAAGTGCTTGTTATTATTCTTCAGCGCGCCTGTGGGATGACGGGATCATTGATCCGGCTGACACCCGCCGTGTGCTGGCACTGGGGATCTCCGCAAGCCTTAACAAGTCCTGGGGTGAAAAAACTCAGGGCGTCTTCAGGATGTAA
- a CDS encoding ABC transporter ATP-binding protein, producing the protein MAIVIETTDLSRVYQTYQKPEGFINSLKGFVNRKHVSKVALDKTTLKIESGQIVGLVGANGAGKTTLLKMLSGLVTPTSGDARVLGFRPWERKNEFLRQISILLGQKNQLWWDISPADSYSLLARIYDLDPAQARKRVEHLAEMLQCTHVLHTQLRRLSLGERMKMEIIGALLHEPKILFLDEPTIGLDIVAQETIREFLDQYVKEKEPTVILTSHYMDDIAKLADKLLLISKGHIVYQGTVPEFVTKSNTELAENEEVDFEDVIRRFLEAESRVR; encoded by the coding sequence ATGGCGATCGTAATTGAAACCACCGACCTTTCCCGCGTCTATCAGACTTACCAGAAGCCCGAAGGATTCATCAATTCCCTGAAGGGCTTCGTCAATCGTAAGCATGTCTCCAAAGTTGCTTTGGACAAAACCACTTTGAAAATCGAATCCGGTCAGATTGTGGGATTGGTGGGCGCCAACGGTGCTGGCAAAACCACTTTGCTGAAAATGCTTTCCGGCCTTGTCACTCCGACCAGCGGTGATGCACGGGTTCTGGGCTTCAGACCGTGGGAGCGCAAGAACGAATTCCTGCGCCAGATCAGCATTCTGCTGGGGCAGAAGAATCAGCTGTGGTGGGATATTTCTCCAGCGGATTCTTATTCCCTGCTGGCGCGCATTTACGATCTGGATCCGGCCCAGGCCCGAAAACGGGTCGAGCACCTGGCCGAGATGCTTCAGTGCACCCATGTTCTGCACACACAACTTCGCCGCCTCAGTCTTGGTGAGCGCATGAAGATGGAGATCATCGGCGCCCTTTTGCATGAACCCAAAATACTGTTCCTGGATGAGCCGACCATCGGTCTGGACATCGTGGCTCAGGAGACCATCCGTGAGTTCCTGGATCAGTACGTGAAAGAAAAAGAACCGACCGTGATTCTGACCAGTCACTATATGGACGATATCGCCAAACTTGCTGACAAGCTGCTTCTGATCAGCAAAGGCCACATCGTCTATCAGGGCACGGTTCCTGAGTTTGTAACCAAATCCAACACTGAACTGGCTGAAAACGAAGAGGTCGATTTTGAAGATGTCATTCGCCGCTTTTTGGAAGCGGAATCTCGCGTTCGCTAA
- a CDS encoding acetyl-CoA carboxylase biotin carboxylase subunit, producing the protein MKKFTRIAIANRGEVAVRIIKACEEMGIETVLLHSEADINTRAYRMATKTICVGPAATAESYLNIPANINGALAGGAQAVHPGFGFLSENADFAEAVNKAGLTFIGPSPEAIRALGDKVHCKELAKQAGLPLVPGYQGENQDVAHLITQAEKIGYPVIVKAAAGGGGRGMKLLKSSAEAHELIESAQREAQSAFGSPKVFLEKYLDRAKHIEFQVFGDSTGNVQHFFDRECSVQRRHQKIIEEATSPSLTDDLRRRMGEAACAIATLGKYKGAGTVEFLLQDGEFYLLEVNTRLQVEHPVTEEVLGVDLVKMQILTAQGDFVHDNKQIRAPKGHSIECRIYAENPFLGGVPSTGLLGHVEWPEGPGRRYEYGFDSGDTITPYYDPMIAKVIVWDENRPRAIQKMIRVLKDSVVFGVHTNIPYLIEILSHKEFVMGTMTTRFIETYFSESLKEPALTEIEKTVAAGALLQLRGGAGETAKTSASPWASYWRGI; encoded by the coding sequence ATGAAAAAGTTCACACGTATTGCCATCGCCAATCGCGGTGAAGTGGCTGTTCGTATTATCAAAGCCTGCGAGGAAATGGGTATTGAAACCGTTCTTCTGCACTCAGAAGCCGACATCAACACCCGCGCTTATCGTATGGCGACTAAAACCATCTGCGTGGGTCCTGCGGCAACGGCGGAAAGTTATCTGAACATTCCAGCCAACATCAACGGCGCTTTGGCCGGTGGTGCGCAAGCGGTGCATCCGGGTTTTGGTTTCCTGTCTGAAAACGCCGATTTCGCGGAGGCTGTGAATAAAGCCGGTTTGACCTTCATTGGTCCTTCTCCGGAAGCGATCCGTGCTTTGGGTGACAAGGTTCACTGTAAAGAGCTGGCAAAGCAGGCGGGTTTGCCGCTGGTGCCGGGTTATCAGGGTGAAAACCAGGATGTGGCTCACTTGATCACGCAGGCTGAGAAGATCGGCTATCCGGTGATCGTGAAAGCCGCTGCCGGTGGTGGTGGCCGCGGGATGAAACTTTTGAAGTCTTCCGCAGAAGCTCACGAGCTGATTGAATCCGCCCAGCGTGAAGCACAGTCGGCTTTTGGTTCTCCGAAAGTCTTCCTGGAAAAGTATCTGGATCGTGCAAAACACATTGAATTCCAGGTCTTCGGTGACAGCACCGGAAATGTGCAGCACTTCTTTGACCGCGAATGCTCTGTTCAGCGCCGTCACCAGAAAATCATCGAAGAGGCGACTTCGCCTTCTTTGACCGATGATCTGCGCCGCCGTATGGGAGAGGCGGCTTGTGCCATTGCGACTTTGGGCAAATACAAAGGGGCGGGCACGGTGGAATTCCTTCTGCAAGATGGGGAGTTCTATCTTTTGGAAGTGAACACTCGTTTGCAGGTCGAACACCCGGTGACGGAAGAAGTTCTGGGTGTGGATCTGGTGAAAATGCAGATCCTGACTGCGCAGGGTGATTTCGTTCATGACAACAAACAGATCCGCGCACCGAAGGGCCATTCCATCGAATGCCGTATCTATGCTGAAAATCCATTCCTGGGTGGCGTTCCTTCCACAGGTCTTTTGGGTCATGTGGAATGGCCGGAAGGTCCGGGCCGTCGTTATGAATACGGCTTTGATTCCGGCGACACCATTACGCCGTACTATGACCCGATGATTGCCAAAGTGATCGTGTGGGATGAAAACCGTCCGCGTGCGATTCAGAAAATGATCCGCGTATTGAAGGATTCCGTGGTGTTTGGTGTTCACACGAACATCCCGTACCTGATCGAAATTCTTTCGCACAAAGAGTTCGTCATGGGCACGATGACGACAAGATTTATTGAAACTTACTTCAGTGAATCACTGAAAGAACCAGCTTTGACGGAAATTGAAAAAACCGTGGCGGCGGGTGCATTGTTGCAGCTTCGCGGAGGCGCTGGTGAAACGGCGAAAACTTCCGCATCCCCTTGGGCTTCTTACTGGAGAGGTATCTAA
- a CDS encoding YiiD C-terminal domain-containing protein, whose protein sequence is MSKGIELEQNLRQQLQNAKDGLKSQLEERGIRLSAADLAALLEEVSPKASHAALSYALDIVRPFSAGMGLRISRLSDTQVEMVVSARTRNLNEVKTMHEGALVTAAIEAAKLLWMRHAPMGSFEINVTRLESELFKVTSEECRVRMELPETVREVVLAEVRDRREAKAEVELKVFDSNDQAVAEFRLHLSFKHTPALPGSEG, encoded by the coding sequence ATGTCAAAGGGGATTGAGCTGGAGCAGAACCTGCGTCAGCAGTTGCAAAACGCCAAAGACGGGCTGAAGTCCCAGCTTGAAGAACGGGGTATTCGCCTGAGTGCCGCGGACCTGGCAGCCTTGCTGGAAGAGGTTTCCCCGAAGGCGTCTCATGCTGCGCTTAGTTATGCCCTGGATATCGTGCGCCCGTTCTCGGCAGGCATGGGCCTGAGAATTTCTCGTTTGTCGGACACTCAAGTCGAAATGGTGGTTTCGGCCCGCACCCGCAACCTGAACGAAGTCAAAACCATGCACGAGGGGGCTTTGGTGACGGCGGCGATTGAGGCGGCCAAACTTCTGTGGATGCGCCATGCCCCGATGGGTTCTTTTGAAATCAACGTGACCCGTCTTGAGTCTGAATTGTTCAAAGTCACCAGTGAAGAGTGCCGTGTGCGCATGGAGCTTCCAGAAACAGTCCGCGAAGTGGTGCTGGCGGAAGTCCGTGATCGCCGCGAAGCCAAAGCTGAAGTGGAGCTGAAGGTTTTCGACAGCAACGATCAGGCCGTGGCAGAGTTCCGTTTGCATTTGAGTTTTAAACACACTCCGGCTTTGCCTGGCAGTGAGGGATAG
- a CDS encoding acetyl-CoA carboxylase biotin carboxyl carrier protein subunit, whose translation MEVKVRIDGVDHKAQAQLIAGTLWVHYNGRVFTQDATTGRKSRKKGGTGGSSDQIMAPMPGKVTKLLLAPGAAVAAGQAVLVMEAMKMEYTLKAEIAGTIDSVNCTVGEQVALGKALVKIKPASDK comes from the coding sequence ATGGAAGTGAAAGTAAGAATCGACGGTGTTGATCATAAAGCCCAAGCCCAGCTGATTGCCGGGACTTTGTGGGTTCACTATAACGGCCGTGTTTTCACCCAGGACGCAACGACAGGACGAAAGTCCCGTAAAAAGGGCGGTACGGGTGGTTCTTCCGATCAGATCATGGCCCCTATGCCGGGCAAAGTGACCAAATTGCTTTTGGCGCCAGGGGCGGCTGTGGCTGCAGGCCAGGCGGTTTTGGTGATGGAAGCCATGAAAATGGAGTACACTTTAAAGGCAGAAATCGCCGGGACTATCGACAGTGTGAACTGTACGGTTGGCGAACAAGTGGCCTTGGGTAAAGCCCTTGTGAAAATCAAACCAGCATCCGATAAATAG
- a CDS encoding glutathione S-transferase family protein, protein MIKIYGSPMSSAGRCYWMLEELGLPYEQMPMNMREKQHKSPDYLKINPNGKIPAIIDGEYILWESMAITNYLAKKHNSPLAPQNLEEEGHIMQWSFWALVDLQTPAVNWLIQALFVPDEFKNPKVIEDAKKVLPNYLNTLEAGLKGKTYLVGNRFTVADLNVASVVGLLYALKFDMSPYPEINKWMGLCTSRPAAQKLDKMRATAQAH, encoded by the coding sequence ATGATTAAAATCTACGGATCCCCGATGTCCAGCGCCGGCCGCTGCTACTGGATGCTTGAAGAACTGGGCCTGCCTTATGAGCAGATGCCAATGAATATGCGTGAAAAGCAGCATAAATCCCCGGACTATCTGAAAATCAACCCGAACGGAAAAATCCCGGCAATCATTGATGGCGAATACATCCTGTGGGAATCCATGGCTATCACCAACTATCTGGCCAAAAAACACAACAGCCCCCTGGCTCCGCAGAATCTGGAAGAAGAAGGCCACATCATGCAGTGGAGCTTCTGGGCCCTGGTGGATTTGCAAACTCCTGCGGTGAACTGGCTGATTCAGGCGCTGTTCGTCCCGGACGAGTTCAAGAATCCCAAAGTCATCGAAGACGCCAAAAAGGTTCTGCCGAACTATCTGAACACTCTGGAAGCGGGCCTTAAAGGCAAGACTTACCTTGTTGGAAACCGCTTCACCGTGGCGGATCTGAATGTAGCTTCTGTAGTGGGTTTGCTGTACGCCCTGAAGTTCGACATGTCCCCTTATCCGGAAATCAACAAGTGGATGGGACTTTGTACCAGCCGTCCAGCGGCCCAGAAGCTGGATAAAATGCGCGCGACCGCCCAGGCTCACTAG
- a CDS encoding enoyl-CoA hydratase-related protein, with the protein MSFVVVTEMNQVAYVKLHRPEVRNSFNPEMIAELTKIFTDLEARKDLRAVVLQGEGKVFCAGADLNWMKEMVNFTFEQNREDSLKLFGMFEAIAQCSLPVIGMIHGAAFGGALGLVAVCDEVIAEENTQFCFSEVKLGIAPAVISAFVNKKAVAGKVRPLMLSGVVFNSHIAQQAGLVTEVVPVGEGHTALQKVLHGYMQCGPDAVRETKKLLNDLDTLSWADQRSRTTTVIAERRASNEGQEGLKSFLEKREPAWRLN; encoded by the coding sequence ATGTCTTTTGTTGTAGTTACAGAAATGAATCAGGTGGCCTATGTGAAACTTCACAGGCCCGAAGTGCGTAACTCTTTCAACCCGGAGATGATCGCGGAGCTGACCAAGATCTTTACCGATCTGGAAGCGCGCAAAGATCTGCGTGCCGTGGTTCTGCAAGGGGAAGGCAAAGTCTTCTGCGCCGGAGCTGACCTGAACTGGATGAAAGAAATGGTGAATTTCACCTTCGAACAAAACCGTGAAGACTCTTTGAAGCTTTTCGGCATGTTTGAAGCCATCGCCCAGTGCAGTCTGCCGGTGATTGGCATGATTCACGGCGCGGCTTTTGGCGGCGCTTTGGGACTCGTGGCGGTTTGTGACGAAGTCATTGCTGAAGAAAACACCCAGTTCTGTTTCAGTGAAGTGAAGCTGGGAATCGCGCCGGCGGTGATCAGTGCCTTTGTGAACAAAAAAGCAGTTGCCGGTAAAGTTCGTCCGTTGATGCTTTCAGGTGTGGTGTTTAACTCGCACATCGCCCAGCAAGCCGGTCTGGTAACAGAAGTGGTTCCTGTGGGTGAAGGCCACACGGCTTTGCAAAAGGTTCTGCACGGCTACATGCAGTGCGGTCCGGATGCGGTTCGTGAAACCAAAAAACTATTGAATGATCTTGATACCTTGAGCTGGGCCGATCAGCGCAGCCGTACAACCACGGTGATCGCAGAACGTCGCGCCAGCAATGAAGGGCAGGAAGGCCTGAAATCCTTCCTTGAAAAGCGTGAGCCCGCATGGAGACTGAATTAA
- a CDS encoding class I SAM-dependent methyltransferase, translated as MAIPTNFIQIDEEGFALSREVRIQDPIVGQEILQNLKIHEGGTLLSTFGDVPVIVEAFDEPYVAAQVNLKEDKTWEILLPYGVHYAFELESLSLDEWDRFHGYAANKIPFVMSRKAQATFFNLLEEFGDDFIEFDGKTYDIPAYWPPHKDVEKETYWSQIYQQEENPGWNLGEPAEALKDMIPRLKISRSRVLVLGCGEGHDAALFAAAGHFVTAVDISPLALERAKKLYGHLPTLTFVEADLFKLPQDFDQSFDVVFEHTCYCAINPERRQELVKVWNRVLVQGGHLMGVFFTFEKRQGPPYGGTEWELRQRLKNHYHPIFWGRWQKSIPRRQGKELFIYTKKK; from the coding sequence ATGGCTATTCCCACAAATTTCATCCAAATTGATGAAGAGGGTTTTGCTCTGAGCCGCGAGGTTCGCATCCAAGACCCGATTGTGGGACAGGAAATCCTGCAAAATCTGAAAATTCACGAGGGCGGAACCCTGCTTTCCACCTTCGGCGATGTCCCGGTGATCGTTGAAGCTTTCGACGAACCTTACGTAGCCGCTCAAGTAAATCTGAAAGAGGACAAAACCTGGGAAATCCTGCTTCCGTATGGCGTGCACTACGCCTTCGAACTGGAGTCTTTGTCTTTGGACGAGTGGGACCGCTTTCACGGTTATGCCGCCAACAAAATTCCGTTCGTGATGTCCCGCAAGGCCCAAGCCACGTTCTTCAACTTGCTTGAAGAATTCGGCGACGACTTCATCGAATTTGACGGCAAAACCTACGACATTCCGGCTTACTGGCCACCCCACAAAGACGTCGAAAAAGAAACCTACTGGAGCCAGATCTACCAGCAGGAAGAAAACCCGGGCTGGAATCTGGGTGAACCCGCCGAAGCTCTGAAAGACATGATTCCCCGCCTGAAAATCAGCCGCTCCCGCGTGTTGGTTTTGGGTTGTGGTGAAGGTCATGATGCGGCTTTGTTTGCGGCCGCCGGCCACTTTGTCACAGCTGTCGACATCTCCCCATTGGCTTTGGAACGTGCCAAAAAACTGTACGGCCATCTGCCCACTTTGACTTTCGTGGAAGCCGACCTTTTCAAGCTGCCGCAAGACTTTGACCAGTCCTTTGATGTCGTGTTTGAACACACCTGTTACTGCGCCATCAACCCGGAACGCCGCCAGGAACTTGTCAAAGTCTGGAACCGTGTGCTGGTACAAGGCGGCCATTTGATGGGCGTATTCTTCACCTTCGAAAAACGCCAGGGCCCACCCTACGGCGGCACCGAGTGGGAACTGCGCCAACGCCTGAAAAACCACTACCACCCGATCTTCTGGGGCCGCTGGCAAAAATCAATCCCCCGCCGCCAAGGCAAAGAGCTTTTCATCTACACCAAAAAGAAGTAA
- a CDS encoding GNAT family N-acetyltransferase — MHIEFTQADSSHVEDLVELVNSAYRGDSSKQGWTTEADLLDGQRVDAKGIQALIDKEESVILVAEDDDTGDLLGCVHVEKQGSKMYLGMLTVAPELQSKGLGKLLLNESEALAQFWDCNTIFMTVISVRTELIKWYEKHGFRNTKETKPFPYGDERFGIPKVEGLQFTVLEKKV; from the coding sequence ATGCATATTGAATTTACTCAGGCTGATTCTAGTCATGTTGAAGACCTTGTTGAACTGGTTAACTCCGCTTATCGCGGGGACAGCTCCAAACAAGGGTGGACGACTGAGGCTGACTTGTTGGATGGACAGCGTGTGGATGCTAAAGGCATTCAGGCTTTGATCGACAAAGAAGAGTCCGTGATTCTGGTCGCGGAAGATGACGACACCGGCGATCTTTTGGGGTGTGTTCACGTTGAAAAACAAGGTTCCAAAATGTATCTGGGCATGCTGACTGTGGCTCCGGAATTACAGTCAAAAGGCCTCGGAAAATTATTGTTGAACGAATCAGAGGCACTTGCACAATTCTGGGATTGTAATACCATTTTCATGACAGTGATTTCCGTTCGCACAGAGCTGATCAAGTGGTACGAAAAGCATGGCTTCCGCAACACCAAGGAAACCAAGCCGTTCCCTTACGGCGATGAACGCTTCGGGATTCCAAAAGTCGAAGGACTGCAGTTCACAGTTCTTGAAAAGAAAGTATAA
- a CDS encoding ABC transporter permease: protein MSFAAFWKRNLAFAKLAILSNLEYRLNYFVDAILQPTLTTGIEVLLWFAVFKGAGATEIAGFGREYYLAYAMWGAFFARICTSWMYEYRMIQEIDSGSINSLLVRPMSFYEYYFSQLMGYKFITTLVSMLIPFFAIFIFDLPTKFERLPLAFALEFYYLILVHSISFVIAACAFYLNKVYAVTGAKNLALWLMTGELFPLDLMPEPVKSIMIALPFSAGVYVPVGYLTGRLEIGTVWQSFASVTVGIVVVNLIGAWLWRKGVNVYTGTGA from the coding sequence ATGTCATTCGCCGCTTTTTGGAAGCGGAATCTCGCGTTCGCTAAACTCGCGATTCTGTCCAATCTTGAATACCGGCTGAATTATTTCGTCGATGCGATTCTTCAGCCGACACTGACCACAGGGATTGAAGTCCTTTTGTGGTTTGCCGTCTTTAAAGGCGCTGGCGCCACAGAGATCGCCGGTTTTGGCCGTGAGTACTATCTGGCCTATGCCATGTGGGGCGCTTTCTTTGCACGCATCTGCACCAGCTGGATGTATGAATACCGCATGATTCAGGAGATCGACTCCGGAAGCATCAACAGTCTGCTGGTGCGACCGATGAGTTTCTATGAATACTATTTCTCGCAGTTGATGGGTTACAAGTTCATCACCACCCTGGTGTCGATGCTGATTCCCTTCTTCGCAATCTTCATCTTTGATCTGCCGACCAAATTTGAACGTCTGCCGCTGGCATTCGCCCTGGAATTCTATTATTTGATTTTAGTGCATTCGATCAGCTTTGTGATCGCGGCCTGCGCCTTTTATCTGAACAAGGTCTATGCCGTCACCGGGGCAAAAAATCTGGCCTTGTGGCTGATGACCGGGGAACTGTTCCCGCTGGATCTGATGCCGGAACCGGTGAAGTCCATCATGATCGCTTTGCCGTTCAGTGCCGGGGTTTATGTTCCCGTGGGTTACCTGACCGGGCGACTTGAAATCGGCACAGTCTGGCAGTCCTTTGCTTCGGTCACAGTCGGCATCGTCGTGGTGAATCTTATTGGCGCGTGGCTGTGGCGAAAAGGTGTCAACGTGTACACCGGAACGGGGGCTTAA